Proteins encoded in a region of the Drosophila sechellia strain sech25 chromosome 2L, ASM438219v1, whole genome shotgun sequence genome:
- the LOC6613313 gene encoding odorant receptor 24a codes for MLPRFLTSSYPMEHHYFMVPKFALSLIGFYPEQKRTVLVKLWSFFNFFILIYGCYAEAYYGIHYVSINIATALDALCPVASSILSLVKMVAIWWYQDELRSLIERVRYLTEQQQRSKRKLGHKKRFYTLATRLTFLLLCCGFCTSTSYSVRHLMDNILRRAHGKDWIYETPFKMIFPDPLLRLPLYPITYILVHWHGYITVVCFVGADGFFLGFCLYFTVLLLCLQDDVGDLLEVENIEKSPSAAEEARIVREMEKLVDRHNEVAELTERLSGVMVEITLAHFVTSSLIIGTSVVDILLFSGLGIIVYVVYTCAVGVEIFLYCLGGSHIMEACSNLARSTFSSHWYGHSVRVQKMTLLMVARAQRVLTIKIPFFSPSLETLTSILRFTGSLIALAKSVI; via the exons ATGTTACCACGATTCCTGACCTCCTCCTATCCAATGGAGCACCATTATTTCATGGTGCCAAAGTTTGCATTATCGCTGATTGGATTTTATCCCGAACAGAAGCGAACTGTTTTGGTGAAACTGTGGAGTTTCTTCAACTTTTTCATCCTCATCTACGGCTGTTATGCAGAGGCTTACTATGGTATACACTATGTATCGATTAACATAGCCACTGCATTGGATGCCCTTTGTCCTGTGGCCTCCAGCATTTTGTCGCTGGTTAAAATGGTCGCCATTTGGTGGTACCAAGATGAATTAAGGAGTTTGATAGAGCGGGTGAGATATTTAACTGAGCAACAACAGAGATCGAAGAGGAAGCTGGGCCATAAGAAGAGGTTCTATACGCTGGCAACGCGACTGACCTTCCTGCTACTATGCTGTGGATTTTGCACTAGTACTTCCTATTCCGTCAGACATCTCATGGACAATATCCTGAGACGCGCCCATGGCAAGGACTGGATCTACGAGACTCCCTTCAAGATGAT ATTCCCCGATCCTCTCCTGCGTCTGCCACTCTATCCCATCACCTACATCCTCGTGCATTGGCATGGCTACATTACTGTGGTTTGTTTTGTCGGCGCGGATGGTTTCTTCCTGGGATTCTGTTTGTACTTCACTGTTTTGCTGCTCTGCCTGCAGGACGATGTGGGTGATTTACTAGAGGTTGAAAACATCGAAAAGAGTCCCTCCGCAGCGGAGGAGGCTCGCATAGTtcgggaaatggaaaaactgGTGGACCGGCACAACGAGGTGGCCGAGCTGACAGAAAGACTGTCGGGTGTTATGGTGGAAATAACACTGGCCCACTTTGTTACCTCGAGTTTGATAATCGGCACCAGCGTGGTGGATATTTTATTA TTTTCCGGCCTGGGAATCATTGTGTATGTGGTCTACACTTGTGCCGTAGGTGTGGAAATATTTCTATATTGTCTAGGAGGATCTCATATTATGGAAGCG TGTTCCAATCTAGCGCGCTCCACATTTTCCAGCCACTGGTATGGCCACAGTGTTCGGGTCCAAAAGATGACCCTTTTGATGGTGGCTCGTGCTCAACGAGTTCTCACAATTAAAATTCCTTTCTTTTCCCCATCATTAGAGACTCTAACCTCG ATTTTGCGCTTTACTGGATCTCTGATTGCCCTGGCAAAGTCGGTTATATAA
- the LOC116801668 gene encoding protein BIM1, which translates to MQNVNQHKHGNSASRRRILDWINTNLGTTHVRLEELRSGVEYCQMLHKLQPSAIKLKKVIKDPKSQYECVQNMKLLQKSLCKQGVQKQIPIQRLVSRGNIESLEFAQWFKAFYDHNYQLLCPEKTEDSPNTLAIFHEKPDSYDRLESTASSQSGKNLEINQEKKTIKSDEEQVSLIPGLDSSPDELSLHPLEGYSQSTYEIIPENALPIDVIDFQEQHSQRSQSNNCNSEDITTAGESSGSTEIDLMKIDPEEGNRCKDSNGPLLGIYLDGPLPRCRPFKLRRTFDFHEVKSVKIKKLVDGSAPISSEEECSSDDFNKDMEAKIVSIWKDIHKVIKALQRIEQNWYRNKNHERRTTSKH; encoded by the coding sequence ATGCAAAACGTAAATCAACACAAACATGGGAATTCTGCGTCCCGTCGCAGAATCCTTGATTGGATAAACACCAATCTTGGCACCACTCACGTTCGTTTAGAGGAACTGCGATCCGGCGTGGAATATTGTCAAATGCTTCATAAGCTGCAACCTTCGGCGATTAAGTTGAAAAAGGTCATCAAGGATCCGAAGAGCCAATACGAATGTGTGCAAAATATGAAATTGCTGCAAAAGAGCCTCTGCAAACAGGGCGTTCAGAAGCAAATACCCATTCAGCGGCTGGTTTCTCGTGGTAATATTGAGAGTTTGGAGTTTGCTCAGTGGTTCAAGGCATTCTATGATCATAACTACCAGCTGTTATGTCCCGAAAAGACCGAAGATTCACCGAATACACTAGCAATATTCCACGAAAAGCCTGACAGTTATGATAGATTAGAATCAACTGCAAGCAGTCAATCAGGAAAGAATTTAGAAATCAACCAGGAGAAGAAAACTATAAAATCAGATGAGGAACAAGTTTCTCTTATACCAGGATTGGATTCTTCGCCGGATGAATTGTCGTTAcacccacttgagggctaTTCGCAGTCCACCTATGAAATTATTCCAGAAAATGCACTGCCAATAGACGTTATTGATTTTCAGGAACAACATTCACAACGAAGtcaatcaaataattgtaATTCTGAAGATATTACCACGGCAGGCGAATCTTCGGGGTCAACAGAAATTGATTTAATGAAAATCGACCCTGAAGAAGGTAATCGCTGTAAGGACTCCAATGGGCCACTTCTCGGAATATATTTGGATGGACCCCTCCCCCGGTGTAGACCATTTAAACTTCGGCGGACATTTGATTTTCATGAAGTGAAAAGCGTTAAAATCAAAAAGTTGGTAGATGGATCCGCCCCAATTTCGTCGGAAGAAGAGTGCTCTTCCGATGATTTCAACAAGGATATGGAAGCAAAAATCGTTTCGATATGGAAAGATATTCATAAAGTTATTAAAGCCCTACAAAGGATCGAGCAAAATTGGTACCGCAATAAGAATCATGAGAGAAGAACGACATCTAAGCATTGA